ATTCTTTGGTTATGCCTTTCCGATCGATCATGAAGATGAAGTAAAACCAATTATAGAGGAGCTTAAAAAGCAGCATCCGCACGCAGTACATTATTGCTACGCTTACCAAATTGGTGTTGGAAATAAAATCTCGTATCGTGCCAACGACGATGGAGAACCAAGCAATACAGCTGGAGCCCCAATTTACGGCCAAATACAATCTTTTGGCTTAACGAACGTTCTAGTTGTAGTCGTTCGTATTTTTGGTGGAGTAAAATTAGGCGTTGGCGGTTTAATTTCGGCATATCGAACAACTGCACAACAGACTTTGGAAGTTTGTGAAATTATTGAAAAGACAATTGATGTCCAATTTTTAATTTCATTTGATTACAAAAACATGAATAAAGTAATGCGAGTTATCAAAGAAAAGAAATTAGAAATCACTTCTCAGGAAATGGAAATGGATGAAATTTCTGGACTGCCAATTGGTAAAATTGTGACAAAAACGCGAAAAAAAAATACCGAAACAGTGTTCAGCATTTTTGATTTAATGTTCGAAATTGATATTAAAATTGTGTAATTTAACAGCAAAATGAAGGCTGTTTTAACACTTTTCATCAAGTGTTTTAAATATGTCCAAAATATATTCTGGAGGAGCAGTTGGACGCCCCGTTTTTAACGCTACAAATACTAAAATAAATGTCGCAGTTGTTAATAACTCATTTGCCTCATTGTAAATTGCGCAGTCAAATTCGATCTTCACAGAAGAGTGACTTTTGAAAGTCGTGTGAATTGTCAAAAGTTCGTCGTATCTCGCCGATTTTTTGTAATTGATGTTCATGTTCACAATTGGAAGACCAATACCGCTTTCTTCCATGCTTTTATACGAAACCCCTTTATTTCTAAGCCATTCCACGCGTCCAATTTCAAAATAAGGAACATAATTGCCGTGATAAACGACTCCCATTTGGTCAGTTTCTGAGTAACGAACTCGTACTTGAGTCTGATGATTTTTCATTTATAAAATATTAAAAAAATTCGAATTTAA
The Flavobacterium humidisoli DNA segment above includes these coding regions:
- a CDS encoding IMPACT family protein, whose product is MEINDTYQTIASASEEILFKEKGSKFFGYAFPIDHEDEVKPIIEELKKQHPHAVHYCYAYQIGVGNKISYRANDDGEPSNTAGAPIYGQIQSFGLTNVLVVVVRIFGGVKLGVGGLISAYRTTAQQTLEVCEIIEKTIDVQFLISFDYKNMNKVMRVIKEKKLEITSQEMEMDEISGLPIGKIVTKTRKKNTETVFSIFDLMFEIDIKIV
- a CDS encoding acyl-CoA thioesterase, encoding MKNHQTQVRVRYSETDQMGVVYHGNYVPYFEIGRVEWLRNKGVSYKSMEESGIGLPIVNMNINYKKSARYDELLTIHTTFKSHSSVKIEFDCAIYNEANELLTTATFILVFVALKTGRPTAPPEYILDIFKTLDEKC